The sequence TTGTCATGCTGCTCGGGGACCGCAAGGCGGCCACCGCGGTCGAATATGGCTTGATCCTCGCGCTCGTCGTGCTCGCGTTGATGACGGGCCTGCAGTCGCTCGGCGGCAGCACGTCTTCGCTCTGGGGCAATATCCATACCAAGGTTCAGAACGCGAGATAATTGCACGAAAGTGCAATCGTAACGGCTTCGTAATG is a genomic window of Sphingomonas sp. containing:
- a CDS encoding Flp family type IVb pilin, with translation MRALAQRIVMLLGDRKAATAVEYGLILALVVLALMTGLQSLGGSTSSLWGNIHTKVQNAR